The Primulina tabacum isolate GXHZ01 chromosome 1, ASM2559414v2, whole genome shotgun sequence genome contains the following window.
tgtccatacccttttctttttaaggctgttttaggaatattctctgctttggccttcaattgtggtagtctgaccttagatagagcttcgaaaagatcttagctccttttaacttatagaaaaggtcatctattctttaaaaatgacatttgttcttgatcttattgagttctttatagatcgacacactatcttgtgctttcaccattcttttgtgtcaataaGATTGAAGCTCCCAAGGAGAGGCACTTAGTCAGATTTGTTTTTGACTAACAAATTTCGGAATTGATCTTTCAGCTTCTTGAGTTTACCTGAAGCCATTTGCTAGGGTTCCTTAGATTTTAGTGTAGCACGAACCATcaagttactttcgaattcTACTTCACAGGCTGAGATAATTCAAAGTAACCTTTCCGAAGCTCGCTACCAcaggaatattttatatcttgagcttAATTCCTTCTTTTTCTTTGCTAGTTAGACTTCTTCCCGTACTCCATGCCTTTCTAGATCTTAGAGGCAGAAAGGAAGGATTTCGGTTCCTTATCCTTaccataaaatatgatttattcttagattggagtttggcattcttaccCCAAACCATTTaccattgcatgattcttgtccagccaaccaattctcagaatgactttgaaatttaccatagtacactaaataaaatcggcactgaatatatgcatatccatacttattttattctatcttaaaattatcacgattaatatctcaaaacttaaaaccaatatagaatcttagaacataattccttatcagcctattgacctaagtcccaataacctagttaaaatttctttcaaccttgtATGGAAGAAACTAATTCACTAGTAGAAAAAAATCGGATTTTACTTCGGCATGCGTTACTTCGGCAATAATAAATTACGAAGTAATACATTACCAATAACTTCAGTAATAACACAAgcgaagtaaaataatatattttacttcggatgtttaaaaacacgggcttcattatatttttttattatattttacttcagcatatcaatgttgatgaagtaaaaaataaggaaaataagttCATACTGAAGTAATAAGATGAACCGGTaagtttaattaaatatttaatatatatcgaTTATATCTTATATTCCTTCGATCAGAGACGTACGCGAGCTCATTCGATCTATCCACATTTTCCTTGAAAATTAACACTAACACcaccgccgttccactcaccgcCGTTCGCTTCGAACCACCAACACCACCGTCGTTCCACTCACCGAGAGGGAAGCAaaacccaccaccaccaccaccgttcAAAGCACTGTGACAGTAGAAGCGACTGAGATACACAACCGCCATCCCCTGCGCCTTTGTTTCTTCTCCTATTTTGACTGGAACGATATTGCTTTACCTGTGTTAGTCCGTCACCAGTTTCCCGAGGTGtggtattgattggaatgatAATTGGTTAATTTCTTGTTGTTGCTTGGTTGTCCGTCTCTGGATTCCTAATTTTCGGCAttgtctaaaatatttgttgtacCCTTCTTGTTACGCATTGTCTAATTTTCGGTTTTTCTAACTTATATGCACTGTGTGTTGAGGACTGGACATGACGGAGTTTGTTAGTCATTGTCTCTgtcgattttttttgtttttctaacTTATATGCATCTGAGTGTTGAGGCTTTTCCAATCGTGCTATGAAGAGATATCCATTTTTCTgtactaattttcttgattaaaaTGTCTACTTACCAATGTTGTCTTATTATCATCAATTTGTAGTCatctttcgtttttttttttgcgttcaacaaattaaattgaaaatgacattattaaatgtaatattttcaggtttagatcaaatttattgttatatatttcTGGTATTTTGCTGTATTGAAATGGATAAATCTTGGATTCACTCGGATAGAAGGTCAAAACAGTACGAGGAGGGTGTGGAACTGTTTATCAGAGGTTGTTTAGAGAATCCCCATATTGACCCCAATTTAATTCATTGTCTTTGTTGCaaatataaaaatcttaaaaaaagacCAGCTAAGTCCATTCAAGAGCATCTTTATTTGCATGGTTTTAGTCAAAATTATGTGAATTGGATTTGGCACGGTGAGTCTGCTGAAAGTGACAAAGTAAATTTGAGCACGAACAAGGAGCCAATTGGTAATTATCACGGACACTTTGAAACCACTAATATGTGTGAGGCAGCATATGATAACTATACAGAAAATCCAGAAgcgtttatggaatttttggaGGAAGCAGAGAAACCTTTGTATAATGGATGTAAGCGTTACACAAAGTTGAGTGCAATTATGAAACTATACAACACCAAAGCAAAGCATGAGATGAGTGACGCTCTATTTTCCAATCTACTAATGGATTTTGGGGATATGCTACCTAGATAATCACAACCTGCCAACCAAAATGTATGATGTAAAAAAGAGATTGAGTTGTTTGGCGTTGAGTCATGAAAAGATTCATGCTTGTTCCAATGATTGCATTCTTTATAGGAAGCAATATAAAGACTGCATAAACTGCCCTAAATGTGGCTTGTCACGGTGGAAGCTAACCAAGAAGAACGTTGAGAAGAAAGGTGTTCATGCAAAGGTGTTGTGGTATTTCCCTCCCATACCAAGATTTAAGCGCATATTTAAATCTCTACATACCTCCAAAAATTTAACATGACATGCAGAAACCACAGGAGTTCCCGGTCAGTTACGTCATCCAGCTGATTCACCATCTTGGAAGTTGGTGGATCATATGTGGCCCGACTTTGAAAGTGAACCAAGAAATCTTCGCCTGGCACTTGCAGCTGATGGCATTAATCCTTATAGCAACCTTAGTAGTCGGTACAGTTGCTGGCCAATTATGTTGGTCACTTATAATCTGCCTCCAAACATGTGTATGAAGAGAGAATTCATCATGCTAACTATGCTCATTTCAGGGCCTAAACAGCCAGGAAACGATATAGATGTCTATCTTGATGTGTTAGTTGAAGATTTGCAACGATTGTGGGATGGAGTTGATGGTGTCTATGATGCTTATCGAAGACAATTTTTCACTCTTAAAGCAGTCTTACTATGGACCATCAATGACTTTCCAGCCTATGGTAACCTTAGTGGATGTACTACACATGGTTATTATGCATGCCCAGTATGCAAAGAAGATACTTGTGCAAAGCATTTGGAAAATGGGAAGAAAATGTCATTTGTTGGTCATAGACGATTCCTACCACGGTTTCACCCATATCGGAGGCAAATGAAAGAGTTCGATGGTATGGAAGAACATGGAGAATCATCTACACCATTATCTGGGGTTGCTTTGTTTGACAAGCTTTCTGACATAAGGTGTGTTTTCGGAAAGAAGATTAGTGTGAAAGGTaaaaagagaaagaatgcaAAGGACAATAATTTGGAAGATAGTAAAGAAGAAAAAGATTTTGGATCAACAGATTTCAGAAAATGTTGGaagaaaaaatcaatttttttcaatCTTCCTTATTGGAAACACCTGCATGTTAGGCATTGTCTCGATGTGATGCACATAGAGAAAAATTTCTTCGAATCTCTCATTAATACTTTGATGAATGTTAAAGGAAAAACCTAGGACAATGTGGCAGCTAGGTTGGACATGGTTCAAATAAGAGTTAGGCCTGAATTGGCACCTAAATTTGGTGAAAAAAGAACATATCTTCCTCCTGCTGCATACTCAttcacaaaaaaagaaaaattacaaGTTTGTCAGTCGATAATGGATATAAAAGTCCCAGAAGGTTTCTCATCGAACCTGAAAAATCTTGTGTCCTTGTCTGAGTTGAAATTGATTGGcttgaaatctcatgattgtcatGTTCTAATGCAGCATTTCCTGCCAATA
Protein-coding sequences here:
- the LOC142506126 gene encoding uncharacterized protein LOC142506126, which codes for MYDVKKRLSCLALSHEKIHACSNDCILYRKQYKDCINCPKCGLSRWKLTKKNVEKKETTGVPGQLRHPADSPSWKLVDHMWPDFESEPRNLRLALAADGINPYSNLSSRYSCWPIMLVTYNLPPNMCMKREFIMLTMLISGPKQPGNDIDVYLDVLVEDLQRLWDGVDGVYDAYRRQFFTLKAVLLWTINDFPAYGNLSGCTTHGYYACPVCKEDTCAKHLENGKKMSFVGHRRFLPRFHPYRRQMKEFDGMEEHGESSTPLSGVALFDKLSDIRCVFGKKISVKGKKRKNAKDNNLEDSKEEKDFGSTDFRKCWKKKSIFFNLPYWKHLHDNVAARLDMVQIRVRPELAPKFGEKRTYLPPAAYSFTKKEKLQVCQSIMDIKVPEGFSSNLKNLVSLSELKLIGLKSHDCHVLMQHFLPILIRDALPKHVRYAIIRLCFFFKDICCKVIDVAKLDKLQSDLVVTLCLLEQYFPPSFFDVILHLTVHLVREVRLCGPVYFRWMYPFERSMI